Proteins co-encoded in one Aspergillus luchuensis IFO 4308 DNA, chromosome 6, nearly complete sequence genomic window:
- a CDS encoding putative transcription factor TFIIE complex alpha subunit (COG:K;~EggNog:ENOG410PI31;~InterPro:IPR024550,IPR039997,IPR002853,IPR017919;~PFAM:PF02002;~go_process: GO:0006367 - transcription initiation from RNA polymerase II promoter [Evidence IEA]), whose translation MDLANTLIRSVVRAFYETRHILVVDALFIHSVLHAEDLAFLLGMQQKDLRKLCAKLREDRLISVSTRAEIRDGSTRPVNREYYYIPLHPVVDAIKYKVSKLTSTIKAQYTPSQERKEYICLRCGSEWTELDVLSLYSEEGFECQNCGAILERTEDVKGAEGIDRTGHEKNSKLMNQLDTMLKLLKQIDSVEIPPNDFDTAWDHKIDVVRNQQTHPTRAAVIVPSKQQQEAVRGNTKTDATALEISLTSSEEKSAAEQAAEAARKAAVEKQNALPVWHTHSTVSTSAAGGPQVKSETDVDIKPEIKGEDEDRKPEINGLDDKVAAYYAEMEREKALQAQEDASSAEEDSDEFDEFEDVGVSASDAGGSPAVNATPTPGGGPTSAPMQQTSTTSSVGIKRELDTDYSSVSTSQTAAATPATGSDEGPTAKKIKTEPEVKKEEESDEDDDEEFEDV comes from the exons ATGGATCTCGCAAACACTCTCATTCGCAGCGTCGTGCGCGCCTTTTACGAGACCCGCCACATCCTCGTAGTAGATGCgctcttcatccactccgT TCTACACGCAGAAGATCTTGCATTTCTCCTAGGTATGCAACAAAAAGACCTACGGAAACTCTGCGCCAAGTTGCGCGAAGACCGCCTCATCTCCGT GAGCACGCGCGCTGAAATCCGTGATGGCTCAACACGTCCCGTGAACCGCGAATACTACTACATCCCACTGCACCCCGTCGTCGACGCGATCAAATACAAAGTCTCGAAACTCACCTCCACAATAAAAGCACAATACACACCCAGCCAAGAGCGCAAAGAATACATCTGCCTCCGGTGCGGCTCCGAATGGACCGAACTCGACGTCCTCAGTCTCTACAGCGAAGAAGGCTTCGAATGCCAAAACTGCGGGGCGATCCTCGAACGTACCGAAGATGTCAAAGGCGCCGAAGGCATCGACAGAACCGGACACGAGAAAAACAGCAAACTCATGAACCAACTGGACACTATGCTCAAACTCCTCAAACAAATTGACTCCGTCGAAATCCCTCCCAACGACTTCGACACAGCCTGGGACCATAAAATCGACGTCGTCCGGAACCAGCAAACCCACCCCACGCGAGCAGCAGTCATTGTGCCctcaaagcaacaacaagaagctgTCCGTGGAAATACCAAGACCGACGCTACCGCCCTCGAAATCTCCCTCACTTCTAGCGAAGAGAAATCCGCCGCCGAACAAGCCGCCGAAGCGGCGCGCAAAGCGGCAGTCGAGAAACAGAACGCCCTGCCAGTCTGGCACACCCACTCCACGGTGTCCACGTCCGCGGCGGGCGGGCCGCAGGTCAAATCCGAAACCGACGTCGACATCAAACCGGAGATCAAGGGTGAAGACGAAGACCGGAAACCGGAGATCAACGGACTGGATGACAAGGTCGCGGCGTACTATGCTGAGATGGAGCGCGAGAAGGCCCTCCAGGCGCAGGAAGACGCAAGCAGTGCCGAAGAGGACTCCGATGAGTTCGATGAGTTCGAGGACGTGGGTGTGTCGGCTAGTGATGCGGGTGGTTCTCCTGCTGTTAATGCTACGCCTACGCCTGGTGGAGGCCCTACCAGTGCACCGATGCAGCAAACCTCGACTACGTCTTCGGTAGGCATCAAGCGGGAGTTAGACACGGACTACTCTAGCGTAAGCACGTCTCAGACAGCAGCGGCGACGCCAGCCACAGGAAGTGATGAAGGAccgacggcgaagaagatcaagactGAGCCTGAGgtcaagaaagaagaagagtcggatgaggacgacgatgaggagttTGAAGATGTGTAA
- a CDS encoding putative ubiquitin C-terminal hydrolase (COG:O;~EggNog:ENOG410PHVX;~InterPro:IPR038765,IPR021905,IPR001394,IPR018200, IPR028889;~MEROPS:MER0185433;~PFAM:PF12030,PF00443,PF13423;~go_function: GO:0004843 - thiol-dependent ubiquitin-specific protease activity [Evidence IEA];~go_process: GO:0006511 - ubiquitin-dependent protein catabolic process [Evidence IEA];~go_process: GO:0016579 - protein deubiquitination [Evidence IEA]): MAAAPLESSSTPPETTSSIDSTRPLGHPMEESDPQSTRKRPRLDSGSGTCESRSIPDETAATRFPNDIPDAPATTGQDASPSSRPASRVVIKLKSPVPNDNMASEPGDSPVEHPSRDLPTQSAAGGTGLDASTAISLSSSPTQSPEIEVADLEDMDQDPNTSSWKSLGEAMREPETPEVVQLHDQPPLVETFPRLFMGNETRENLEEICTMIEKGSQHDTPVFVAVKAWFDDVANNLDQLTHEVLAEDRDFWEELPSVVDSLLRRVVELLPDEGRGVWACLEEFFLDFAHLAVHVIDLDTILLTQAVDDAEAQISDPLSKPYLVSLGWILQLGNIPFFRTMENIHGSDVANLVARTNDQIAAALDIIQHLSDHAACILNLITRWSQLSTSLIAIVNIVHNLIESGNERRRYHADDALINSSICSRTMRRAYPLIRAADEKYQFHITKKSPWVSSETSDSMLRHIAFSYTTLCNRDLELASQIAEDLAIELSEDVTPEDRSSIIFYGWKFGVLKKHIMDGRMELRVFGVETMQAELVHIWRQHIHRNTEGTIHPVVDYLVGFLRQNRIVEYIVGIDSHPQLISRSGNIVGFLVVTATYTDADTDTIWETVTESPDPRTVSEVLGMLSKTFQMHTSNSPALIYVCSKLLDLPLARFDARMVDFCEQLLHQVREKCSDRSHRETQHRIHADAIPLRLCVRLIRESAGANDFPVEHKALLQKFAAAQLKSFMDIGLSEVDKMEIYEQCLKDIAEMNQFTVGSIQALNALLPSNDSLELRKLAEEFDLTRLVITELAHTVDMNQTDFTDPFSLTGFSSRVHMLARIIDMVPDSITPDLGDLLWRRVFMSKSLAQQGRRALWDMLCATARYSAQANSLVERCIQVYLPELSPAEDYLPEVLQFAKQTINYEVRFNPPSIAGENEVVAIPGMDRIWSFILTAPPGTIETDAITFAIGVYLDHSIINRSPRSAVEATHIALVDRCVDQLKSAASRLKESRDNSDTIQDASMDAVASDTNIKAEELRFSRSLLFLRRFLQGLRCRPQYSPPQSLPLDSPGKPIQGDAIDIRYQTFNGGTQSKVRSLHIGDLSTAAELAETLVRVTGFTKFSTISGGQRIDLLEKPGITIRDLKLGSGLLLIRRDPESRELAMTGRRQSLTLVDSEVLKHFDDLYDLLVLEDHLAREIYDFLVVFPPQDRVLELVKSTDKTEDEMFPMDKPFSLLYSVNALSVSLREETLEASPNQDYVSHSIRVLVSALTRSEMAGGLKDSPPKLLVATHMVECLLYALLVRPAIPGEAPVVPNPAALVQRLFHFMEVARLLPNSSPSETSITKLICNSFAVLTEGSVRDLGFWEAVKEQPHFDELLCSLLLKEHRQPIRKGIAENIAVACSPSKLLRKSTKPIDSETQGTQDTPASDNAIRIEILAKIWNAFDKAFPVTLDNAAQCQEFFEIANLVFRSVAERSPHDLSFSQYLKQWSTTMLRHQTEEFVGREPVDHLILGFARLLRICLELAGSNDTTVDTFDLAESLFDQYLFPDLSSPSTDLIVPQVPVMHTQTRQELYSILCQLCRLDENNYSTIVERLEDLIPLDYTYSPAWGFDRYKMLRSPEGYAGLKNLSNTCYLNSLLTQLFMNVGFRDFILQLDLEDPDGSQKLLYETKKLFGHMQETWSKSVDSQAFVDTIRTYDNEPIDVTIQMDVDEFYNLLFDRWEAQISDNESKKRFRSFYGGQLVQQIKSKECPHISERLEPFSAIQCEIKDKASLEDSLQAYVEGEIMQGDNKYSCTSCGRHVDAVKRACLKDVPDNLIFHLKRFDFDMVTMLRSKINDEFQFPDFIDMSPYKVEYLSDQTAEVKEDIFELVGVLVHSGTAESGHYYSYIRERPTSGAGGSWVEFNDSDVSRFDQAKLADQCFGGHNDSGQSSAMGQVRFNKVWNAYMLFYQRASSMEAEKAIYKPTKPQHPVGVSLPRELANHIVMENEIFIRVYCLMDPYHALFVRYLLSMILEQQGPRSDTKAKLDKSMIFIALDTLEQLLSRSREPLGLDAFVTLLFTVISEVPMAAYRVMQWFENKPSAIRNLVLRSPHPAVRSNSIRLIICSLSKLQGLQKGADDEDVEQEVWKMRYLNSFENVVRTLESMWSTLHTASRSWDDYFEFLSMLANFGQYEAGIILNNGFLLKCLEIVWLDHEDSKRLRRQYAFIIKFMEKGRRFSYKRLMDLLAYLIARIDLTVPPSQDDKRRTLPDGRYTLTMSEAMFIRPLGKSKELSFLTTVLTHNSSPPASRNIVSLFVDAEPDAGLMDPICRTLEEGLRLAPASLCAPFLEATLIFCRRGPDEARIVSLIDFVAKGVDSINDSGGREHIVFFTSVMGSRNDRLGLNEAWFLNHLIEMVPEWAPPLLTFPDRGVRNMTLDVLRQILFSGEAEEAGDDWQTRQAEVAKKLVHASINRLRKAYVNVPGSGVDPRAVESIRTVVEHCLSTYFGDSEEDQEAILQAQETIAAVEDLIAEVPEELASEDWEDNSVMASDSEMGLAGSP; this comes from the exons ATGGCAGCTGCCCCGCTAGAGAGCTCTAGCACCCCGCCTGAAACAACCTCCTCGATTGATTCGACGCGTCCCCTCGGTCATCCCATGGAAGAGTCGGATCCTCAATCCACCCGGAAACGCCCTCGTCTTGACAGTGGGAGTGGTACCTGCGAGTCTAGGTCCATTCCCGACGAAACCGCCGCTACTCGATTCCCCAACGACATCCCGGATGCTCCTGCCACAACGGGCCAGGAcgcttctccctcctctcgcCCGGCCAGCCGAGTGGTCATAAAGCTGAAGTCTCCTGTGCCCAACGACAACATGGCGTCTGAGCCTGGTGACTCCCCGGTCGAGCATCCAAGCCGTGATCTTCCCACTCAGTCCGCAGCAGGCGGGACCGGCCTCGACGCTTCCACCGCCATATcgctatcatcatcacccacacAGAGCCCGGAGATAGAGGTGGCGGACCTGGAAGATATGGATCAGGACCCGAATACCTCCAGTTGGAAGTCGTTGGGCGAGGCGATGCGCGAACCGGAAACCCCAGAGGTAGTGCAGCTGCATGACCAGCCGCCGCTGGTGGAGACGTTCCCCAGACTGTTCATGGGAAATGAGACGCGGGAAAATCTGGAGGAGATATGTACGATGATTGAGAAAG GCTCCCAACATGATACCCCGGTCTTTGTTGCCGTGAAAGCTTGGTTCGATGACGTCGCAAACAATCTAGATCAGTTGACCCATGAAGTTTTGGCGGAGGACCGGGACTTCTGGGAGGAGCTACCCAGCGTTGTGGATAGCTTGTTGCGCAGAGT CGTGGAGCTCCTGCCGGATGAGGGGCGGGGGGTATGGGCTTGTCTAGAAGAGTTCTTCCTTGATTTCGCTCATTTGGCTGTTCATGTCATTGACCTAGATACCATCCTCTTGACCCAGGCTGTGGATGATGCCGAGGCCCAGATATCAGACCCCTTATCGAAACCCTACCTGGTGTCACTGGGTTGGATTCTGCAGCTAGGCAATATTCCGTTTTTCCGCACCATGGAGAATATACATGGATCGGACGTGGCGAATCTGGTCGCTCGTACGAACGACcagattgctgctgctttagATATCATTCAACACTTGTCCGACCATGCGGCCTGCATTCTGAATCTGATTACCCGCTGGTCTCAACTTTCAACGTCTCTGATTGCGATAGTTAATATCGTGCATAACCTGATAGAGTCAGGGAACGAACGGCGCAGGTATCACGCCGATGATGCTTTAATAAATTCCTCCATTTGCTCTCGCACTATGAGGCGTGCTTACCCACTGATCCGCGCCGCAGATGAGAAATACCAGTTTCACATAACCAAGAAGTCTCCTTGGGTATCGAGTGAGACAAGCGACTCCATGCTACGCCACATTGCTTTCTCCTATACCACGCTATGCAATCGTGATCTAGAGCTTGCTTCACAAATCGCGGAGGATCTCGCAATAGAGCTTTCAGAAGATGTAACCCCTGAGGACCGTTCCTCTATCATTTTCTATGGTTGGAAGTTTGGCGTCCTGAAGAAACACATTATGGATGGACGAATGGAGCTGCGTGTTTTTGGTGTCGAAACAATGCAGGCAGAACTCGTCCATATCTGGAGGCAACATATCCACAGAAATACTGAAGGCACCATTCACCCTGTGGTTGATTATCTCGTGGGCTTCCTGCGACAAAATCGGATCGTTGAGTACATTGTGGGAATTGATTCTCACCCTCAGCTCATTAGCAGAAGCGGAAACATTGTCGGGTTTCTCGTCGTCACAGCCACGTATACCGATGCGGACACAGACACGATATGGGAGACGGTAACAGAAAGCCCGGATCCTCGAACCGTATCCGAGGTCTTGGGCATGTTGAGCAAGACTTTTCAGATGCATACCTCGAATTCGCCGGCTTTGATCTACGTGTGCTCGAAGCTGCTAGATCTTCCGTTGGCACGCTTTGACGCACGCATGGTAGATTTCTGTGAACAGCTTCTCCACCAGGTGAGAGAGAAATGCAGCGATAGAAGTCACCGTGAGACCCAGCACCGCATTCATGCGGATGCAATTCCCCTTCGTCTGTGCGTGCGTTTGATCCGTGAGAGCGCTGGTGCCAATGACTTCCCTGTCGAGCACAAGGCCCTTCTCCAGAAGTTCGCAGCAGCCCAGCTGAAATCTTTTATGGACATCGGCCTAAGTGAGGTTGACAAAATGGAGATATATGAGCAATGTCTCAAAGACATCGCTGAGATGAACCAGTTCACCGTGGGCAGCATCCAGGCCCTGAACgcccttctccccagcaaTGATTCCTTGGAACTTCGCAAGCTTGCCGAGGAGTTCGACCTGACTCGCTTAGTGATCACGGAGTTGGCTCATACTGTGGACATGAACCAGACCGACTTTACTGATCCGTTTTCTCTGACTGGATTTTCGTCAAGGGTCCATATGCTGGCCCGGATCATTGATATGGTTCCGGACTCAATAACTCCGGATCTCGGTGATCTGCTTTGGCGTAGAGTCTTCATGTCAAAATCTCTTGCGCAACAGGGCAGGCGTGCCCTCTGGGACATGCTTTGCGCAACTGCCCGGTATAGCGCTCAAGCCAATTCACTCGTTGAGCGCTGTATTCAAGTCTACCTACCCGAGCTCTCGCCCGCTGAAGACTATCTTCCCGAGGTTCTTCAGTTCGCGAAGCAGACGATTAATTATGAGGTCCGGTTCAATCCCCCATCAATTGCCGGCGAGAACGAGGTCGTAGCGATACCGGGAATGGACCGGATATGGAGCTTTATTCTCACAGCTCCCCCTGGTACGATTGAAACGGACGCGATCACTTTTGCAATTGGGGTTTATCTTGATCATAGCATCATTAACCGGTCTCCACGATCGGCTGTTGAGGCTACCCACATTGCTCTGGTGGACCGTTGCGTGGACCAGCTCAAGTCTGCGGCATCGAGGTTGAAGGAATCCCGCGACAACTCCGACACTATTCAGGACGCATCCATGGACGCAGTTGCATCCGATACCAATatcaaggcggaggagctcaGATTCAGCCGTTCATTACTTTTCCTTCGCCGATTCCTACAGGGGCTACGGTGTCGTCCTCAGTACAGTCCGCCACAAAGCCTGCCTCTCGATTCACCTGGAAAACCGATCCAAGGGGATGCAATTGATATCCGCTACCAAACGTTCAATGGAGGCACCCAGTCTAAAGTCCGGTCATTGCACATCGGGGATTTGTCAACCGCTGCGGAGCTCGCAGAGACCCTCGTGCGGGTCACAGGTTTCACCAAATTCAGTACGATCTCTGGTGGACAGAGGATCGATCTCCTTGAGAAGCCTGGCATTACCATTCGAGATCTAAAACTCGGCTCGGGTCTACTCCTTATCCGCCGGGACCCAGAAAGTCGTGAACTGGCCATGACTGGTAGACGCCAGTCCCTGACCCTGGTTGATTCTGAGGTACTGAAACATTTTGACGACCTGTACGACCTGCTTGTCCTCGAGGACCATCTAGCACGTGAG ATATATGATTTTCTCGTCGTTTTCCCTCCCCAGGACAGGGTTCTGGAGTTGGTAAAGTCGACGGATAAGACTGAGGACGAGATGTTCCCTATGGACAAGCCGTTTAGTCTCCTTTACTCGGTCAATGCGCTTTCAGTTTCGTTACGTGAAGAAACTCTCGAG GCATCACCAAATCAAGACTATGTGTCTCACAGCATCCGCGTCTTAGTCTCTGCCTTGACGCGTTCTGAGATGGCGGGTGGCTTGAAAGATAGTCCCCCCAAACTTTTAGTTGCAACTCACATGGTCGAGTGCCTCCTTTATGCGCTTCTGGTACGACCAGCTATTCCCGGTGAAGCGCCGGTGGTCCCGAATCCAGCGGCATTGGTTCAGCGACTTTTCCACTTCATGGAAGTTGCACGGCTTCTGCCTAattcttctccttcggaAACAAGCATTACTAAGTTGATCTGTAACTCGTTCGCTGTCCTGACGGAGGGCTCAGTTCGGGATCTGGGTTTCTGGGAGGCTGTCAAGGAACAACCGCACTTTGATGAACTCCTTTGTTCACTTCTTCTGAAGGAGCATCGCCAGCCCATCCGGAAAGGCATTGCAGAGAATATTGCTGTTGCTTGTAGTCCTTCCAAGTTACTCAGGAAATCGACGAAGCCAATTGATTCTGAGACACAGGGCACACAAGACACACCTGCTTCTGACAATGCCATTCGAATTGAGATCCTTGCAAAGATTTGGAATGCTTTCGACAAGGCTTTCCCCGTGACGCTCGATAACGCAGCTCAATGCCAGGAGTTTTTCGAAATTGCCAATTTGGTTTTCCGCTCCGTCGCTGAGAGATCACCGCATGACCTTTCATTTAGCCAGTACCTGAAGCAGTGGAGCACAACCATGCTGCGCCATCAAACAGAAGAG TTTGTTGGCCGCGAGCCTGTAGACCATCTTATTCTGGGCTTCGCTCGTCTCCTGAGAATATGCCTGGAGCTGGCAGGTTCTAACGATACCACAGTTGACACTTT CGATCTCGCCGAGAGCCTGTTCGATCAATATCTCTTTCCCGACCTTTCGTCACCCTCCACCGATCTCATTGTACCTCAAGTTCCTGTCATGCACACCCAAACCCGACAGGAGctgtatagtatactatGTCAACTCTGCAGACTCGATGAGAACAACTACTCCACAATCGTTGAGCGTCTTGAGGATCTTATTCCACTAG ACTACACCTATTCTCCCGCTTGGGGCTTCGACCGGTATAAAATGCTCCGGTCTCCAGAAGGTTATGCAGGGCTCAAAAATCTTTCAAACACCTGCTACTTGAATTCCCTTCTGACTCAGCTTTTCATGAACGTTGGATTTCGTGACTTCATACTGCAGCTCGATCTTGAGGACCCGGACGGATCTCAGAAGCTGCTATATGAGACGAAGAAGTTGTTCGGGCACATGCAGGAGACCTGGAGCAAGAGCGTGGACTCACAGGCTTTTGTCGACACGATACGCACCTATGACAACGAACCCATCGACGTCACTATTCAGATGGATGTTGACGAGTTCtataatcttctttttgaCAGATGGGAGGCTCAGATCTCAGATAACGAGAGCAAGAAAAGATTTCGGTCGTTCTATGGCGGGCAGCTAGTCCAGCAAATCAAGTCTAAGGAATGCCCCCATATCTCCGAGCGGCTTGAACCATTCTCCGCTATTCAATGCGAAATCAAAGACAAAGCGAGCCTCGAAGACAGTCTGCAAGCCTACGTTGAGGGGGAGATTATGCAGGGAG ATAACAAGTATTCTTGCACATCGTGTGGACGCCACGTCGATGCAGTTAAGCGGGCCTGCCTGAAAGATGTGCCTGACAATCTAATATTCCATTTAAAGCGCTTTGACTTTGACATGGTTACGATGCTGCGAAGCAAGATCAACGATGAATTCCAGTTCCCGGACTTCATCGACATGAGCCCGTACAAGGTTGAATATCTTTCAGACCAGACAGCCGAAGTAAAGGAGGACATTTTTGAACTCGTTGGCGTCTTGGTTCACAGTGGTACAGCTGAATCTGGCCACTACTACTCTTACATCCGTGAGAGACCTACTTCTGGAGCTGGCGGCTCCTGGGTCGAGTTCAATGATTCTGATGTTAGCCGGTTTGACCAAGCAAAACTCGCTGACCAGTGCTTTGGTGGCCATAACGACTCCGGGCAGTCTTCGGCCATGGGCCAGGTCCGGTTCAACAAGGTGTGGAACGCCTATATGCTTTTTTATCAACGTGCTTCTAGCATGGAGGCAGAGAAGGCGATCTACAAACCAACAAAGCCTCAACACCCTGTGGGTGTGTCCTTGCCTAGGGAACTCGCTAACCATATTGTGATGGAGAACGAAATCTTCATCCGTGTCTACTGTCTGATGGACCCATACCACGCTCTCTTCGTTCGATATCTGCTTTCCATGATCCTTGAACAGCAGGGGCCCCGGAGTGATACCAAGGCCAAATTGGACAAGTCTATGATCTTCATTGCCTTGGATACATTAGAACAGTTACTTTCGAGGTCAAGGGAACCGTTGGGCCTGGACGCATTTGTTACACTGCTCTTCACGGTCATTTCCGAGGTGCCGATGGCGGCTTATAGAGTCATGCAGTGGTTCGAAAACAAGCCGTCAGCAATCCGCAATTTGGTTCTAAGGAGTCCCCATCCGGCCGTCCGCAGCAACTCGATAAGGCTCATAATCTGCTCTCTTTCAAAACTCCAAGGGCTTCAGAAAGGtgcagatgacgaggatgtcgaGCAGGAAGTATGGAAGATGAGATACTTGAATAGCTTTGAGAACGTGGTGCGAACTTTGGAAAGCATGTGGTCGACACTGCATACCGCGAGCCGCTCTTGGGATGATTACTTCGAGTTCTTGTCGATGCTTGCAAACTTTGGGCAATACGAAGCTGGTATAATTCTCAACAATGGGTTCCTCCTCAAATGCCTTGAAATCGTTTGGCTTGACCATGAGGACTCGAAGCGCCTCAGACGGCAGTACGCTTTCATCATCAAGTTCATGGAGAAGGGCAGGCGATTCTCTTACAAACGACTCATGGATCTCCTTGCCTACCTAATAGCACGCATTGACCTCACTGTTCCGCCGAGCCAAGATGATAAACGACGAACCTTGCCAGACGGCAGGTACACTCTTACAATGTCGGAGGCCATGTTCATCCGGCCGCTGGGGAAGAGCAAAGAGTTGTCGTTTCTGACAACAGTTCTCACGCATAACAGCAGTCCACCGGCAAGCAGGAATATCGTTAGTCTTTTCGTGGACGCAGAGCCCGATGCTGGTCTTATGGATCCAATCTGTAGAACCCTGGAAGAAGGCTTGAGACTGGCACCGGCCAGTCTTTGCGCGCCATTCCTAGAGGCAACCTTGATATTCTGTCGACGAGGCCCTGACGAGGCTAGAATTGTCAGTCTGATTGACTTCGTCGCCAAGGGGGTTGATTCTATCAATGACAGCGGTGGCAGGGAGCATATCGTCTTCTTCACGAGCGTCATGGGCAGTCGCAACGATCGGCTTGGACTCAATGAAGCTTGGTTTTTGAACCATCTCATCGAGATGGTCCCAGAGTGGGCTCCTCCCTTGCTAACTTTCCCCGATAGAGGGGTTCGCAACATGACGCTGGACGTCCTTCGGCAAATCCTATTCAGCGGCGAAGCGGAAGAGGCAGGCGACGATTGGCAGACCCGTCAGGCCGAAGTAGCCAAGAAATTGGTACACGCGAGCATCAACCGATTGCGGAAAGCATATGTCAATGTCCCAGGCTCTGGCGTTGATCCCAGAGCAGTGGAATCCATCCGCACTGTGGTGGAACATTGCCTAAGCACGTATTTTGGTGATAGTGAAGAAGACCAGGAGGCTATTCTGCAAGCCCAGG AAACCATTGCAGCTGTTGAGGACCTGATTGCTGAAGTCCCGGAAGAGCTAGCATCCG AAGACTGGGAGGATAACTCCGTCATGGCCAGTGATTCGGAGATGGGGCTGGCAGGATCTCCGTGA